Genomic DNA from Candidatus Komeilibacteria bacterium CG_4_10_14_0_2_um_filter_37_10:
TTTATCCTTATTTTTGTTAAAATTGAAGTCATGATTACAGCCCAACAATTAAGAGAAAAATATACTACTTTTTTTGCCAGTAAAGGCCATCAAATCATTGATGGTGCTTCTTTGATTCCCGAAAATGATCCGTCGGTTTTGTTTACCACTGCCGGTATGCACCCACTTGTGCCTTTTTTATTAGGAAGCAAACATCCAAGTGGTAATAAACTAACAAGTTGTCAGCGTTGTATTAGAACTGGTGATATTGAAGAAGTAGGTGATGATACTCATCTGACGTTTTTTGAAATGCTGGGTAATTGGAGTTTAGGAGATTATTTTAAGGATGATGCTATTGAATATAGTTGGGAATTTTTAACATCACCAAAGTGGCTAAATATTAATCCCCAAAAAATAGGTATAACTGTATTTGCCGGTGATCAGGATGCTTCAGTTGATGAAGAGTCAGTAAATAAATGGTTAAGTCTTGGTGTTCCTCAACATAAGATAGCTTATTTACCAAAGGAAAATAATTGGTGGGGCCCAGCTGGTCAGACAGGACCTTGTGGACCTGATACGGAAATGTTTTATTATGTTGGTGATGGATTACCTTCGGAAAATTCCAATCCCGGCAATGACGAGAGTAATTGGGTAGAAATATGGAATGACGTATTTATGCAATACAGTAAAGAAGCTGATGGTAGTTATTTTGCTTTGGCACAAAAAAATGTTGACACGGGCATGGGACTAGAACGAACATTAGCTGTAATCAATGGCTATCAGACTATTTATGAAACAGATGTTGTTAAACCAATTTATGATCTAGTGTATTCTTTAGCGCAAGATAAAAGCAATTTGAAAGCCATAAGAATTATTACTGATCATCTGCGAGCAGCCACATTTATCATTGGTGATGAGAGGGGAGTGATACCATCAAATACTGATCAAGGTTATGTTGTTCGCCGTTTAATTCGTTCCGCTATTCGTCGCGGACGAGAAGTAGGTATTGTTAATTCCTTTATTCCAGCAATTGCCGCAGAAACTATAAAATTATATGCGCCGACGTACAATTGTTTAAAGCAAAATCAACAAAAAATACTGTCAGAGTTTTCGATCGAAGAAGAAAAATTTAAAAAAGTATTAGATCGGGGCGAAGAAATTATTCAGGAGTATGCCAGGCAAGGCTCTATTGATGGCGTGACAGCCTTTAAATTATATTCAACTTATGGATTTCCCTTAGAAGAAATACAAAGATCTAATATTCAGGTGGATGCTGAGCAATTTTTTGCTGAATTAAAAAAACACCAAGAGTTATCACGACAAGGGGCAGAGCAAAAATTTAAGGGTGGCTTAGCTGATAATTCGGAAATGGTAACTAAATTACATACCGCTACTCATTTATTGCACGCAGCTTTACGAAAAGTATTAGGCGAACATATTGCTCAAAAAGGGTCAAATATAACCTCAGAAAGACTGCGCTTTGATTTTTCTCATCCCATTAAGTTAACTACTGACGAGCTGACAAAGGTGGAAAAATTAGTTAATGAGGCAATTCAGCAAAAATTAGCTGTTTCCTGGCAAGAATTATCTGTGGAAAAGGCCAAGGAGCAAGGTGCTTTGGGTTTATTCAATCAAAAATATGGTGAGCTAGTCAAAGTTTATACAGTAGGCAAAGATGATAGAATATTCTCCCGGGAAATTTGTGGTGGTCCACATGTGGCAAATACTGGTGAATTAGGTCATTTTAGTATCTTAAAGGAAGAAGCATCATCAGCCGGTGTACGCAGAATAAAATCTATCCTGAAATAGCTCTTGACTATTTCCGTGAATTCTAATAACATATTATAGCCCTTAAATTACTTGACTAGTTTGCAAAAAATATATTATACTATGCCAAGTAATAAGATTATCGAAAAAAAACCATAAAAATCGCCCACAAAAAAATTAATACAGTGAGACAACATGCATCGTTTACTAAGGAAGAGATCTGGTTAAAACCAAGCATTTTGAGTAAATGGTCTGTTTTTTTTAGTTATTTTAATGAGTAATCTTGATTTTCAAACAAATAAAAAAGGTTTTATTGAAGTAGTTGGTGTTGTGACCGAATTACTACCCGCCGCAACATTCCAGGTAAAACTGGAAAATGAGCATGAGTTACTGGCTCATTTATCTGGAAAAATGAGGATTAATCGCATTAAAATACTACCCGGTGATAAGGTCAAGCTAGAAATTAGTCCTTATGACCTCACCAAAGGTAGAATAACCTATCGATATTAAAACATTATGAAAGTTAGATCTTCAGTTAAAAAAATTTGTAAAGATTGTAAAATTATTCGACGTTCTGGACGGGTTGTTTGTATTTGTAAAAATCCTAAACACAAGCAAAGACAAGGCTAAATAAAATTACGTAATATAATAAAATTACTTATGGCAAGAATCGCAAACATCAATATACCCAATGAAAAAAGAGTTGTTATTAGCTTAACTTACCTTTTTGGTATCGGCCGAACATTATCCCAGAAAATTTTAACTGATCTGAAAATTGATATCAGTAAACGAGTTAAAGATTTAACAGAGGAAGAGTTAAAATTGATTCGTGATCATTTAGCCAAAAATTATAAAGTTGAAGGTGATTTACGACGAGAAATCTTGATGAATATCAAAAGATTAAAAGAAATCAGTTCCTATCGTGGCACTCGTCACGCCCGTGGTCTACCGGCTCGCGGTCAAAGAACCAAAACCAATTCTCGTACTGTCCGCGGCAATGTTCGTCGCACAATGGGTAGTGGTCGTGCTAAATCAGCGGAAAAAACTTAATTATAATTCATATTTTATATGTCGAGAAAAAAAAGACTATTAGATAAGCAGAAAAAAAGAGCCGGTGCGAAGAAATACATTATCAATCCGGAAAAACAGTCCAAGAAGAAAAAGGTTAAAAAAATGATTAAGCGGGGACAGGCTCATGTTCAAGCTACATATAATAATACAATTGTAACGATAACCGATTTAAATGGTGCCGCTATTGGTCAAAGCTCAGCAGGTAGCTGTGGCTTTAAAGGACCAAAAAAGGCCACACCCTACGCTTCTAGTATCATTGTAAAGACGTTAGTTGATAAAGTGAAAAATTATGGTTTGCAAGAAGTTGATGTTTATGTCCGCGGTGTCGGTGCTGGACGCGAAGCAGCGGTACGTGCTTTACACGCCAATGGTTTGAATGTTTTAAGTATCAAAGATATGACACCAATACCGCACAATGGTTGTCGTTCGAAAAAACCGCGAAGAGTTTAATTAACCCAACAATATTTTATTTTTAATAAATCATTAATTTATGGGAAGATATACAGGACCAAAATGGAAATTATCTAGGCGTGAAGGTATTGAATTACGTGATGAAGGAAAAAGAGCCTTAGCTAAAAGAAATTATGTGCCAGGTGCCCATGGACCAACTAACAAAAGTGGTCGCTTATCGGGTTATGGTAAACATTTACGAGAGAAACAGAAAGCTAAGAGAATTTATGGCTTATACGAAAAACAATTTCGTAATACTTATAATTTAGCAGTTAAGAATACCGGCGATACATCGGTAAATTTATGCCAGTTACTGGAATCGCGTTTAGATAATATTGTTTATCGCATTGGTTGGGCAACTTCCCGTTCGCAAGCGCGACAATTAGTTAGTCATGGACATATCACTATTGATGGCCAGAAAGTAAATATTCCATCATATCAAACTAAAGTTGGTAGCCAGATTTCCGTCAAACCATCTTATCAGAAAAAGACATATTGGCAGGGCGTTCTTGGTAAAATGGAAAAGAAGAATTTTTTATCCAATTTGAACTATGATCATAGCAAGCATATAGCT
This window encodes:
- a CDS encoding alanine--tRNA ligase; protein product: MTAQQLREKYTTFFASKGHQIIDGASLIPENDPSVLFTTAGMHPLVPFLLGSKHPSGNKLTSCQRCIRTGDIEEVGDDTHLTFFEMLGNWSLGDYFKDDAIEYSWEFLTSPKWLNINPQKIGITVFAGDQDASVDEESVNKWLSLGVPQHKIAYLPKENNWWGPAGQTGPCGPDTEMFYYVGDGLPSENSNPGNDESNWVEIWNDVFMQYSKEADGSYFALAQKNVDTGMGLERTLAVINGYQTIYETDVVKPIYDLVYSLAQDKSNLKAIRIITDHLRAATFIIGDERGVIPSNTDQGYVVRRLIRSAIRRGREVGIVNSFIPAIAAETIKLYAPTYNCLKQNQQKILSEFSIEEEKFKKVLDRGEEIIQEYARQGSIDGVTAFKLYSTYGFPLEEIQRSNIQVDAEQFFAELKKHQELSRQGAEQKFKGGLADNSEMVTKLHTATHLLHAALRKVLGEHIAQKGSNITSERLRFDFSHPIKLTTDELTKVEKLVNEAIQQKLAVSWQELSVEKAKEQGALGLFNQKYGELVKVYTVGKDDRIFSREICGGPHVANTGELGHFSILKEEASSAGVRRIKSILK
- a CDS encoding translation initiation factor IF-1; amino-acid sequence: MSNLDFQTNKKGFIEVVGVVTELLPAATFQVKLENEHELLAHLSGKMRINRIKILPGDKVKLEISPYDLTKGRITYRY
- a CDS encoding 50S ribosomal protein L36, which translates into the protein MKVRSSVKKICKDCKIIRRSGRVVCICKNPKHKQRQG
- a CDS encoding 30S ribosomal protein S13; amino-acid sequence: MARIANINIPNEKRVVISLTYLFGIGRTLSQKILTDLKIDISKRVKDLTEEELKLIRDHLAKNYKVEGDLRREILMNIKRLKEISSYRGTRHARGLPARGQRTKTNSRTVRGNVRRTMGSGRAKSAEKT
- a CDS encoding 30S ribosomal protein S11, with product MSRKKRLLDKQKKRAGAKKYIINPEKQSKKKKVKKMIKRGQAHVQATYNNTIVTITDLNGAAIGQSSAGSCGFKGPKKATPYASSIIVKTLVDKVKNYGLQEVDVYVRGVGAGREAAVRALHANGLNVLSIKDMTPIPHNGCRSKKPRRV
- a CDS encoding 30S ribosomal protein S4, with translation MGRYTGPKWKLSRREGIELRDEGKRALAKRNYVPGAHGPTNKSGRLSGYGKHLREKQKAKRIYGLYEKQFRNTYNLAVKNTGDTSVNLCQLLESRLDNIVYRIGWATSRSQARQLVSHGHITIDGQKVNIPSYQTKVGSQISVKPSYQKKTYWQGVLGKMEKKNFLSNLNYDHSKHIATITSKPDMQELAVPFDPTLIIEFYSK